The genomic DNA GGCCGGTGGCACCGGCGATAGCCAGATCGAGCTTGGCCGGCTGGCCGTGAAACCCCGCATCGAGCGGGCCGGCATGAAAGCCATGGCCGTCGAAAGTCGCCGGACCGCTCACCTTGTCGAGCTTGAGATTCCAGTCCGCCGCATTGACGTCGATATCCTTGAGCTGCGCATTGCCATCGAGCGTGAAATCCTTGGCATCTTTCACCGGCAGGACGAGGTGAAAACCGAACGTGCCGCCGCCGGTCAGATTCAGCTTGGACAGCACATCGGCCTGCCGACTGCCGATCGGACTGTTGCGCACGAAGTCGATCATGTTCGGACCGCTGCCCGAACCGCTGACGGTCAGGTCCAACGTGGTATTGGCAAAGTCGGGAATCGACGCAACCGCCTTGTCGACTTTGTTGCCCAGCGATTGCCCTGCACTGGCTTCGACCGACATGCCGTTGTTGATGAAGTTGGCGACGGCCACAACGCCATCGGCGCGCGGCCAGTTCTTGCCATACTCGAACACCAGGTTGCTGATCTGCGCACGCGCCTCGAAGCGACCTTCGTTATGGCGGAACGGCCAGTCGCGCAGATCGCCGCGCACCAGCACCGCTCCGGTATCCACCTGACCGTCGACCAGCGCGCGATCGAGCCATTCGACTGCCGCCGGCGACATCGAGTCGATCGGCCAGAACAACTTGGCCGCCTCGACACTCGCATGGTTCACCGAAGCGTAAAGATCGAGGAAGGGGCGCCCGCCGGCATCGGGCAAGGCCGCCTGGCCCCGCGCCTGGCCGCTGAATCCCTGACCTTCGAAATCGAGCTGCTCGGTGCCGATATGGAAGGCATCGTCTTCATGCCAGAACGCGATCTCACCGGCCAGATTGGCCATCACGAAGGGCTTGCGAAACGTGTGCGGGAAATTGATCGTGCTGGCCTGGGCGGGCAGGGTCAGCGACATGGCCTCTTCGTCGCCACGGAATTCGCCGGACAGCGTGCTCAAGCCGGGCAGCTTGCCGACCGGGTCGATCCCCAGGCCGTCGAAGCGTACGTCCAGATAGGTCAGCCCCTGGCTGCGGCTGAAGCGCATGCCGGCGCTGACCACCGTGCCACGCGGCTTGCCTTGCCCCAGCCATTGGGCGAGTGCCGGCGAGGTATGCGGCTTGAGCGCCAGCCAGGGCAGCAGCGGGGCCAGTTGCAGATTGCTGGCGGCAGCATCGATGCGTGCCTGGTCGGTATCGATCTGATGGGTTTGCAGCGCCAGCGCACCACCGTCATCGCTCAGCCAGCGCACGTCGAAACCGTCCTCAATGCGTTTGAGCTCGACCAGCCCATGCAGGGCCGCCGCGCTGGCCTGGCCGCCATCGGGCGACGTGACGCCGAGACTATCCAGATCGAAGCGGGTCAGGTTGCGCACTATCCGCCCGCGGCTCCAGTCCAGCCAGCTGGCAAAGGTCCCATGACCGTCATTGACCTGATAGCCGCCCAGATCGATGCCGGACAACATGTCGTGCAGATTGATATTGACCCCGGTCAGCCACAGCCTGCCCTGCGCGCCGTCCTCGCGAAAATTGCCCGCACCGCGCAACTGCCCCGTCGTGCCTTCACGATGCAACAGCAAGCCAATCCGGATGCGTCCGCTCTGGCGGGTCAGGCGCACCTGATCGGCGATCAGTGCGTAATGCTTGCCCATGCGGTTGTCGGTGATATCCAGACGCAGATCGTCCAGCCACAAGCCCACCGACAAGCGCCCCAGCGACAGGCTCTGACGATCCTGGCCGCCGCTGACACCCACGCCGTTGAAGTGCCAGGTTCCGTCCGGATCGCAGGCCAGGTCCAGTTGCAGACCGCGCGCGCGCAGGTTGACCAGATGCCGCGAAGGCAACAGCCAGCCGCCAAAATCCAGCTTCAGTTCGGTCTCCGGAATATGCAGCGGCATGCCACCGCCCTCGCCCGGCCCGATAGTGACATCGCGCATCAGGAAAGACGGGCCCGACCCCTGCCAGTGCCCATCCATCGAGGCGAAACTGACCGGGCGATGCAGTTGCGCGCTCAGCTGCGCAGCCACCCATTGGGGGTTTCTTGCCAACAGGGGCAGCAGCAATTGCGTCAAGGCGACGATCACCGCAAGGGTGATCACCGCGATACCGGCGATCCAGCCGAGTGCACGCGCAGCGCGGTGCAGTCCCTTTTGCAACGAGCGCTTCATGCGGCCGGAGCGAGGAACGGGTAACGGGGGCGCAAGGGCGAACTCGCGCCGATCGCGCGAAAACCACGTCCGGCCGGACGGGGGTTACAACAAGACCACATCGAACTGTTCCTGGGAATAATGCTCTTCGGCCTGAAAGCGTATGCTTTTTGAGATGAACTCTTCCAATTCGGCCACCGCGGCGGACTCCTCCTCCAGGATCCGGCCGACGACCTTGGGACTGGCCATCACCAGCAGCTTTTCCGCATTGAACTGGCGCACCGCCCGCGTGATTTCGCGAAAAATTTCGTAGATCACCGTTTCGGCGGTTTTTACGGTGCCACGCCCGCCGCAGGCCGGGCACGGCTCGCACAACTGACGCTCCAGGCTTTCGGTCGTGCGCTTGCGGGTCATCTCGACCAGGCCCAATGCCGACATCGGATAGACGGTGGTCTTGGCGTGGTCGCGGGCCAGGCCCTTTTCCAGCATGCGCAGCACCTGGCGGCGATGCTCCTCATCGGTCATATCGATAAAGTCGATGATGATGATGCCGCCGAGATTACGCAGCCGCAGCTGGCGCGACGCCGCCTGCGCCGCCTCCAGGTTGGTGCGATAGACCGTCTCCTCCAGGTTGCGGGTGCCCAGGTACCCGCCGGTGTTGACGTCGATCGTGGTCATCGCCTCGGTCTGGTCGACGATCAGGTAGCCGCCGGATTTGAGCGGCACCTCTTTCTTCATGGCGCGCTGGATTTCGTCCTCGACACCGTACAGGTCGAAGATCGGCCGTTCGCCAGCATAGTGTTCGATGCGGTCGTCCAGGCTCGGCATGAACTTGTGCACGAACTTGACCACCTTCTCGTAGGTTTCGCGCGAGTCGACGCGCACCTTTTCGATATCGTCGGTAAGCATGTCACGCAGACTGCGCAGCGGCAGCGAAAGTTCTTCGTAGACGCGCTCGCCCACCTTGGCCTTGGCGATGTTTTCCTGCACCACACGCCAGACCTTGCCAAGGTAAGTCACGTCGAAAGCCAGCGACTCGGCCGACTGGCCTTCGGCATTGGTGCGCACGATGTAACCGAGCGGGTTTTCGCCGGTCAGCGAGGTCATCACTTCTTTCAGGCGCTGACGCTCGGGCTCGTCCTCAATGCGGGTAGAGATGCCCATCGTGCGCGCGTGCGGCAGCAGCACCAGATAGCGTGACGGGATCGACAGGTGCGTGGACAGCCGCGCACCCTTGCTGCCGATCGGGTCCTTGACCACCTGCACGACGATTTCCTGCCCTTCGTGGACCAGCTCGCTGATCGACGGGACATGCCCGTTACCGTTGCCGTTGCCATTACCGTTCACCAGCGGCTCGGCACCTTCGGCCGCGGGCAGTGGCGGGCGCACGATATCCGAGGCGTGCAGGAACGCCGCGCGCTCCAGCCCGATCTCCACGAATACCGCCTGCATGCCGGGCATCACCCGCTGCACGCGGCCCTTATAGACATTCCCCACGTAGCCACGCTTGGACGCGCGCTCGACATGCACTTCCTGCAGCATGCCGTTCTCGACGACTCCCACGCGCGTCTCGCGCGGCGTCACGTTAATCAGGATTTCTTCGCTCACCGCATCCTCCCATGAGCAGCCTTTATAGCGGTTGCGCAATCGGGCTGTCGATGCAGGCGTCAAAGCCCGCCAGTCGCACCAGACGCCCCGGCGTCCGACCCGGATGGGGTTGCCCCGGAACCGCCCGGAGCGGCCTCAGCATGCACGTCATGCAGGCTGGCACGCAGGTGCGGCAAGTAATCGGGAAAGCCGTTCTGGACGTAGGCCACCAGGCCCTCGCGAATACGACAGCGCAGATCCCAGGCTCTCCCGGAATCGGCCGCACTGACCAGGGCGCGTAGCTGAACTGCGCGGTCGGAGGCATCGACCAGTTGCAGCATGCATACCCGCCGATCCCATTCGGGCGCGGCTTCGCACAAACGGCGCAATTCGGTGCGCAGAGGATCGAGCGGCATGCGGTAGTCCACCCATAGAAATACTGTACCGGTCAGTCGAGCAGTAGTGCGGGTCCAGTTCTCGAAAGGATTTTCGATGAAGTAGTTCAGCGGCACCACGAGGCGACGTTCGTCCCAGATGCGTACCACGACATAGGTCCCGCTGATCTCCTCGATCCGCCCCCACTCGTTCTGGATGATCACCACGTCGTCGAGACGAATGGGCTGAGTCAGGGCGATCTGCACGCCGGCGATCAGATTGCTTAATACCGGCTTGGCCGCAAAGCCGATCGCGATGCCGGCGACGCCTGCCGAAGCCAACAAGCCGGCACCGAACTGACGCACCATCGGGATGGTCATGAAAATCGCCGCCAGGCCGATCAACACAACCATGGCGACAGCGATCCGCCCCAGCACGCGGACCTGGGTCACCACCCGTCGCGCGCGCAGGTTGTCTTCCTGATCGACGGGATAAAGCCGCATCGCCGCCAGCTGAGCCGCACCAATGCAACGCACCGCCAACCAGGTAAGTACTGCGATCAACAAGACCAGCAACAGATGATTGATTGCATCGAGCCAGCGAAACTGATCGATGTCGGGCGTCACGCGCAAGGCGGTGGTCAACATCAACAATGGCATCAACCATTCCATCGGAGGATTGGCATGACCCACCAGGTCGGCGGTGAATGGGCGATGCTTGGCCAACCGATGCAGGAAGACGAACGCCAGGCTGCGCAGCACGAACGCCACAAACAGCGCAGCGGCGACGGTCAGACCCAACCGCCCCCAGGGATGGCTATTCCAGAATGCGATGAAATCAGTATTCATGCCGCCCAGGTATCGCCCAAACCGGCCATCACCCTGCCGCACGCCATGTTCATGCGATGTGGGCAGAATATGAACGCATGCCCATACCCTCTACCCAACCCACGCTTTCACACGTTCTTCCGGATGTGTTGCAGGAAGGACTTTCGCTTGTGTTCTGTGGCACCGCCGCGGGGAAACGGTCGGCCGAGGAAAAGGCGTACTACGCGCATCCAGGCAATCGTTTCTGGCCCACCCTGCATGAGATCGGCTTGACGCCACGACGGCTGCAACCGGGCGAATTTCCGCTGCTACTGACCTTCGGTATCGGATTGACCGATGTCGCCAAGCTGCATTTCGGCAACGACAACGAGCTGCCGCGCGATGCTTTCGATGTCGCCGGCCTGGTCGAAAAAATCGAGCGCTGGCAACCGCGCATGCTGGCGTTCACCAGCAAGGCCGCCGCACGTGCAGCGCTTGGCCATGGCCCCGGCTATGGACTGTGCGAACAGCGCATCGGTGACACGCGGCTCTTTGTGTTGCCTTCGCCCTCGGGACAGGCTCGCGGGCACTGGGATATCGGGCCTTGGCGCGAGCTTGCGAAACTGCAATGGTCCTGATCAATCGATCGGCGTATGCCGGAACGTGCTTACATCGCGTTCCCGCACCGGCAACGCACGGTTCGACCACGACGTGCGGATATAGGTCACCACAGCGGCCACATCCGCATCATTGAGCTGTTGCGCAAACGGCGGCATCGAATACGGTCGCGGGTTGCCTTGCGTGGCCGGCGGGAAACCACCCAGCAGCACGACGCGCGTCGCATTGATGCCGGTCGGTTCGTTCACGGATGAATTGCCATCGAGCGGCGGATACACGCCATCCACGCCCTTGCCGTCCTTGCCGTGGCAATCGGCGCATTGTTTCTCGTAGACACCCTTGCCTCGATCGGCCAGCGCCTTGGTGTCGTACGGCAGCTCGACCGGTTTCATCGTCGGCCGCGGCGGCAACGAACGCAGATACTCGGCGATCGAACGCAGGTCATCGTCCTGCATGTGTTGCGTGCTTCGCGCGACCACTTCGGCCATCGGTCCGAACGCCGTGCCACGCGATGACTTGCCGGTCTTGAGCAGGTCGACGATGTCCTGCTCGCTCCATCCCTGCAAGCCACCGTTGGCCTGCGTGCTCAAGTCGGGCGCGTACCAGTTCTGCTCGGGAATCTGGCCACCCGAAAGTGCTGCGTCGTCGCGTGCACCGCCCAGCGAATCGCGCGCGATATGGCATTCGTTGCAATGTCCCAGGCCCTGCACCAGATACGCACCGCGATTCCACGACGCAGGCTTCGACGGCTCGACCTGATACTCGCCTTCCTTGAAATACAACGCGCGCCAAGCTTTCAGACTGTTGCGCACGTTGTACGGAAAACTCAGGCCCAACGGGCTCGCCGGATTGTTCGTTGCCGGCAGTGACTGGAGATAAGCAAAGATTGCCAGCGCATCGTCGCGATGCACCTTCGTATACGAGGTATAGGAAAACACCGGGTACAGCAGCTCGCCGTGACGGCCCTTGCCGCTATGCAGAGCCTGCCAGAAATCCTCGAAGCTCCAGTCGCCAAGACCGGTGGCGCGATCGGGCGTGATATTGGGCGCAGTGATGCTGCCAAAGGGTGTCGCCAGCACGCGCCCGCCCGCATAGGCGATGCCGCCTTGCGTCGTGTGGCAGGCCGCGCAATCGCCGACAGTCGCCAGGTACTGGCCCTTGGCAATCAAGGCAGGATCCTTCAGCGTGGTCGCATCGATCTTGCTTGCTTCACGCGGCACGGACTGCGAATTGCCGTGGAAAAGCACCCAGCCCGCGGCGAGCACGACCAGCACCACGACCGACAGGATGATGCGTGCAATGATTTTCATGCGCCACTCCCATGGGCTTCGAGCACACCGCAACGCAAAGGCGGCTTGATCGAACCGGGCGCTTGCGCGTGCATATCCGCCGGCAACTCACGCGTCGCCAGATACGCGGACACCGCGCTGATATCGGCGTCGCTCAATCGATTGGCGATCTCGGCCATGCAATCGGGCGCCGCCATCGCGCGCGTCTTTGTGCGCCAGGAGCCGAGCTGTGAACTGAGGTAGTCGTACGGCAGGCCAACCAGTCCCGGGATATCCGGCTGCACGCCGGTAAGCTGGCTGCCATGGCACGCGCTGCATGCGGGTACCTGACGCGCGGGATCACCCTGCGTCACCAACGTCTCGCCACGCTTCATGACATCGGCCGATACGCGCGGCACCGGCGACGGACTATAGGGCACCTGCTGCGCGGCAAAGTACTGCGCGATTTCCTGCATGTACTCGGGGCTCAGGAAACGGGTGGTGTATTCCATCGGTGCGTACTTGCGCAGCCCGTCCTTGAAATCCTGCAATTGCCGCGCGAGATAACCCGCCGGCTTGCCTGCCAGCCGCGGAAAAAAACCGGTATCAGGCGAGCCTTCGCCATGCACGCCATGGCAGGCGGTGCACGCGGCGATGCGCTGCTGCAAGGTATCGGGTATCGCGGGAGCCGCATCGTCGGCTGCGCGTAGCGACGCACCTGAGCCACCCAACCAGAGAGCCATGACGGCCAGGATGGCCAGCCCATGGGCGAATCGCGGATGCCGAGCAGCTGTCGTGATCATGCGGCGGATTATAGGCTCGGTCGCAAGCCAATCCGTGGCTGCGGCGGCATGTCGCTTGTCGCGACTGTCTGGCATGTCGGCAGTGGAGCGGTTGAACCGAACCCTCCGTATCAAGCACTTACTCTGTGCTGCAGGCCAGCAAGGCCGCTCTTGCCCGCCTGCTAAGCTCCGTCGTCGCGACATCGTGCCGCATATTAGGGGAGACTTTCAGTGATTCGTTCGTCGCTAGTCCTTGGCCTGTTGGCCGCCGGCTGCTTGAGCACCGGTAGTGTATTGGCCGCCGAAACAGCCGCGCCCGCGGACGTCTGGGCATCCATCGATCAACTGCAGCAACGCATGGACAGCGGCGCACTCACCAGCCAGGCCCTGGTGCAGCAATTCAAGGAACGTGTGGCGCGCATCGATCAATCCGGACCGTTGCTGCGCTCGATCATCGAGCTCAATCCCGACGCCGCGAAACAGGCCGCGCAACTCGACAAGAAACGCGCCGGCAACAAGAAGCGTGGCCCGCTCTACGGCATCCCTGTGTTGCTCAAGGACAATATCGACACGGCCGGTCCGATGCTGACGACCGCCGGTTCGTTGGCGCTAGCCGATCATCCCGCCAAGCGTGACGCCGGTCTGGTCGAGCGCCTGCACAAGCAGGGTGCGCTGGTGTTCGGCAAGGCCAATCTCAGCGAGTGGGCGAACATGCGCTCCAACCACGCCAGCAGCGGCTGGAGCGCGCGCGGTGGTCAGGCACGCAATCCGTACGTACTGGACCGCAACCCTTGTGGCTCCAGTGCGGGGTCCGCGGCCGCGGTTGCCGCCGGTCTGGTGACCGTTGCCGTGGGTAGCGAGACCGATGGTTCGATCATCTGCCCCGCTGCCAGCAATGGTCTGGTCGGCCTCAAGCCGACGCTGGGGCTGGTCAGCCGCAGTGGCATCATCCCGATCAGTCACAACCAGGACACCGCCGGCCCGATCGCCCGCACTGTCGCCGATGCCGCCGCCCTGCTCTCGGTGATTGCCGGTAGCGACAAGCGCGATCCGGCCACGGCCGAAGCGGACAAGCACGCGACCGACTACACCAAATATCTCGACCCGAATGGCCTCAAGGGCAAGCGTATCGGCGTGGTGCGCGCACTGGCCGGCGCCGAGCCCAATGCCGATCGCGCGCTGGAGCAGGCGATCGCCTTGATGAAAGCACAGGGTGCGATCATCGTCGATCCGGTCGAGCTACCGCATTTGAAGGAACTGGGCGAGCCGGAAATGACCGTGCTGCTGTATGACCTCAAGCACGACATGAACGCCTATCTCGCCACGCGTTCGAACCTGAAGATGAAGACGCTGGCTGACCTGATCGCGTTCAACAAGCGCGAAGCCGATCGCGAAATGCCCTATTTCGGCCAGGAGCTGTTCGAACAGGCGCAGGCGAAAGGACCACTCACCGATGCGGCCTATATAGATGCGCTTGCGAAGGCCAAGCGGCTTTCCGGTCCCGAAGGTATCGACGCCGCGCTGAAAGCCAATCAATTGGACGCGCTGCTGTCGCCGTCCTGGGGGCCAGCCTTCGTTACCGATCCGGTGCTGGGTGACCACATCGTCAGTGGTGACCCGACTGTCGGTGGCGCATCGCAGCCGGCGGCGGTAGCGGGCTATCCGTCGATTACCGTGCCGGGCAACTATGCCCACGACCTGCCGGTCGGCATCGTGTTTTTCGGTGCGAAATGGAGCGAGCCGACCTTGATCTCGATCGCCTATGGCTTCGAGCAGCACAATATGCCGTTCCAGCAGCCGAAGTTTCTCGATACGGTGGGTGGTAAGCCGCAGGTGAACGACTAACGGTCTTCAATCTTTGTAGGAGCGACTTCAGTCGCGACAAGCCATGACGTAACGGTGGCGTTGCGACTGAAAGGGCCCTCGAATAACTTCTCCTACTCGTCATTCCGGCGCAGGCCGGAACCCAGTGACCTTGCGATCGGTTGTCGCGAGGGTCTGCAAAAATCAGCTCTATCGCGAAAACCGAAAACTGATGCCACTGGGTCCCGGCCTGCGCCGGGATGACGATCATTGGAACTGAGGTTTTTCGAGGTACCCTGAGGTCGCTCCTACAAAATTTAGGCGGCCTTTCGTATAGATATGCCCGGAAATTGCCCCAAATGGGACGAGTCAGCGCCACCTCGGTGCTGGCACACTCGTCGCACTCTCTACTGGGGAACGCTATGAACGCTCGAATCGCCTTGGGCATCGCGGCCCTGTTTACGTGCGCGACGGTGCAAGCGTCCAAGCCCGCCAAACCGGACATCTATAACCAAAGCGCATGGTCACAGCCGCAAAAGCCCTTCCGCATTTACGGCAACACCTACTACGTCGGAACCAAAGGGCTCAGCGCCATCCTGATCACTTCAACGGAGGGCGCGATTCTGATCGACGGCACGCTGCCGAAGAATGCGCCGATGATCGAAGCAAACATCCGCACATTGGGATTCAAGCTCAAGGACATCAAGCTGATTCTCAACTCGCATGCGCACCCCGACCATGCAGGAGCGATCGCGGCGATCGCACGCGATAGCGGCGCACAGGTGGCTGCCAGCGCGAAAGGCGCCAAGGCTCTCATGCTTGGCGGTGACGACCCGGACGATCCGCAACATGGCGAGGCGGCACCGTATCCCAAGGTCGCGAACGTGCGAAGCGTGGGGGACAATGAAATCGTGCACATCGGCCCGCTCGCCGTGCAGGCGCATTACACGCCGGGACATACGCCGGGCAGTACGACATGGACATGGTCGTCCTGCGAGAACAAGCGCTGCCTGTCGATCGTCTTCGCGGACAGCATCAGCTTGTTGAGCAATGACACCTATCGCTACAACGATCCGGCGCATCCGGAACGACTGGACGATTACCGCGAAGGTCTGAAGACGATCGCTTCGCTGCCATGCGACATCCTGGTCGTTCCGCATCCCGATGCCATCGACTTTCTATCGCGTGCCGCGCAGCGCAAACCGGGGCAAAACGACGATCCGCTGATCGATGCGCAGGCGTGCAAGGCGTATGCGGCCAAGGGCCAGGATAATCTGGAAAAGCGTATCGCCAAGGAAGCTGCGGAAAAGCCTGCGCACTAACGTGCGCAGGCAACAGGTCAACCCATGCCGCCCGATTTGCGCACGATGAGCATCGCCAATTCCAGCGACTGCTCGTAATTGAGACGCGGATCGACCATCGACTTGTAAGCGCGATCGAGATCCGTCTCGGACAGATCGCGCGCACCGCCCATGCACTCGGTGACATCCTCGCCGGTCAGCTCCAGATGCACACCACCCAGGCGTGTGCCGGCAGCGGCATGAATATCGAACGCCTGATCGAGCTCGCCACGGATATTGTCGAAGCGACGTGTCTTGTAGCCATTGGAGGTGCTTTCGGTATTGCCGTGCATGGGATCGGCAACCCAAAGCACACGGCGACCGGCACGCTTCACCGCCTCAAGCAGCGACGGTAAGGCCTGGGCGATCTGTGCATTGCCCATGCGGTGGATCAGGGTCAGCCTGCCCGCCTCGTCTTCTGGATTGAGTACGTCGATCAAACGCAGCAGATCGTCCGGCTTGACCGACGGACCGACCTTGACGGCAATCGGGTTGCGAATGCCACGGAAGTATTCGGTGTGCGCGCCATCGAGCGCGGCGGTACGCATGCCGATCCAGGGGAAGTGGGTCGACAGATTGAACCAGCCGGTATGCCGCGGTACCTGGCGCGTCAATGCCTGCTCGTAGTGCAACAGCAATGCTTCGTGCGAGGTGAAGAAATCCACGCGACTGAAACCAGCGATCGGGCCGGCCAAGGTTTCCATGAAGCGTAGCGAGTCGCCAATGCCGGCGACCATGCGGCGGTATTCGGCAGCGAGCGGCGAATGCTCGACCCAGGCCAGATCCCAGTACTCCGGGTGATGCAGATCGGCGAAACCGCCATCAATGAGTGCGCGAACGAAATTCATCGTCAGCGCCGAATGCGCATGCGCCTGGATCAGACGCTGCGGATCGGCGCGGCGCGCTTCGGCGGTGAATTCCGGCGCATTGACCAGATCGCCGCGAAAACTCGGCAAGGTCACACCATCGCGCGTTTCCATATCCGTCGAGCGCGGCTTGGCATATTGCCCCGCAAAGCGTCCGACGCGCAGTACCGGCTTCTTCAAGCCGTGCACCAGCACCAGGCTCATCTGCAGCAGCACTTTCAGACGATTGGAAATGATCGGGCTGGTGCAGTCAGCGAAACTTTCCGCGCAATCACCACCCTGCAAGAGGAAACGACTCCCTTCCTGCGCCTCGGCCAAGGCCTGCTTCAAGGCCAGCACTTCCCACGATGTCACCAGCGGCGGCAAAGTCGCAAGCTGCCCCGTGCATTGCGCCAATTCCAACGCATCCTCGTAAAGCGGCTGCTGCAAGGCGACACGCTGTTGCCAGCTATCGGGCGCCCAGTTGGCGGCTTCATGATGGGAAATGGGGAGCGTATTCATAGCGCGAACCATGGGATTTCTTCCTTCAAACACGTCGTTTACGCAACGTCGCGACCACAATCAGGACGATCAAAACGACATACCACAGCGTGGTCCATGCCGGCATGGGCAGCCCGAGAATCGGCTCGATTTTCGCGCACTCGCCCGAGCCCGTGAACACCATATCGAGCACTTTGTGAAAGGGGAACGTGCTCATCATGTAGGCCAGATTAGGGCCGCAGGAGGGGATCTCGTCTGCAGGCAATGTCTGCAACCACAAATGCCGCCCTGCCACCGCCAAACCCGCCAGGCCACCGATGATGGCGCCCGTCGTGAACACCCAACGCGCACCGCCGCGCGGCGCAAAAATACCGCCCAGCAGGAAAAACACCGCCATCACCATGAAGCCGATGCGCTGGAAGATGCACAGCGGGCACGGCTCCATATGCAACACATGCTCCGCGTACAGCGCAAAACTCAGCAAGGCGACGCAAATCAGGAGCCCGACAAAGCAGACAGTGCGGTACGACCAGCGAAATGGGTTCATGGGTGAGGACCAGGAAAGATGATGTTGCGAGGCAGCAACCTTAGCTTTTTTGGGCTGTGGTGGCTATGTGAATGCTCCGAATATGGAACGCTGGTTCGACGCTGAGTTCCGTGAGGAAGCAACGTTTGCTATCCGATGCTTATGTCTCGCCGGCATGGCGGATTCAAGGATCCCGCGAGCACCCAGCCCCCTCACCCCAACCCTCTCCCCCGGCGCAGCCAGGGGAGTGGGGGCAGGCTGCGCAACTGCTAAACACTGAGGTTGCCTCAGTCGGCTCCGTCTCCCCTGGCTGCGCCGGGGGAGAGGGTTGGGGTGAGGGGGCGCTTTAAGCCCTCAACGTATTGCTCGACAAGCACACAAACAAAAACCCCGGCCAAAGCCGGGGTTTTCATCAAATCAGATGCAACTAACGCTTACTCAGCGTCAACTGCCTCGACCTGCGGGCGATCAACCAGTTCGACGTAGGCCATCGGCGCATTGTCGCCAGCGCGGAAGCCGCACTTGAGGATGCGCAGGTAGCCGCCGGGACGCTCGCGGTAACGCGGGCCCAGCTCGACGAACAACTTGCCCACAGCCTGCTTGTCGCGCAGACGCGAGAAAGCGAGACGGCGGTTGGCAACACCATCGGTCTTGGCGAGCGTGATGAGCGGCTCGGCGACGCGACGAAGTTCTTTCGCCTTCGGGAGGGTGGTGCGGATAAGCTCGTGCTTGATCAGCGACGAAGCCATATTCTTGAACATGGCTTCGCGATGGCTGCTCGTGCGATTGAGCTTGCGACCGGATTTCTGGTGGCGCATGGCGATTACTCTCTAGTCTGTTGTTATGAAAAGCCGGTCACTATGAGCCGACTTCCCGCGGTTACCCGCTATTCAAGGCTCTAAAAACGCCTTGTTATAAGAGCACGGCCTCTATGAGCCGTGTTGATCATCTGGCACCAAGGCCAGTCGTGCAAAGTCGAGGGCGACCGCATCCGGTCGCCCTCGAATTCATCAGCCCAGCTGCATACCGTGCGACAAGCCCGGCGGCGGCCAGTTTTCAAGCTTCATGCCGAGTGCGAGACCACGCCCGCCCAGGACATCCTTGATTTCGGTCAGCGACTTCTTACCCAGGTTCGGGGTCTTCAGCAGCTCAACTTCGGTCTTCTGCACCAGGTCGCCGATGTAGTAGATGCTCTCGGCCTTGAGGCAGTTGGCCGAACGCACCGTCAGCTCCAGGTCGTCGATCGGGCGGAGCAGCAGCGGATCGAACCCGCCCTTCTCTGCCTTATCGGTCGCGCTTTCGCGACGCGAGAAGTCGCCGAACACCGACAGCTGGTCGTTGAG from Dyella sp. GSA-30 includes the following:
- a CDS encoding YhdP family protein, translated to MKRSLQKGLHRAARALGWIAGIAVITLAVIVALTQLLLPLLARNPQWVAAQLSAQLHRPVSFASMDGHWQGSGPSFLMRDVTIGPGEGGGMPLHIPETELKLDFGGWLLPSRHLVNLRARGLQLDLACDPDGTWHFNGVGVSGGQDRQSLSLGRLSVGLWLDDLRLDITDNRMGKHYALIADQVRLTRQSGRIRIGLLLHREGTTGQLRGAGNFREDGAQGRLWLTGVNINLHDMLSGIDLGGYQVNDGHGTFASWLDWSRGRIVRNLTRFDLDSLGVTSPDGGQASAAALHGLVELKRIEDGFDVRWLSDDGGALALQTHQIDTDQARIDAAASNLQLAPLLPWLALKPHTSPALAQWLGQGKPRGTVVSAGMRFSRSQGLTYLDVRFDGLGIDPVGKLPGLSTLSGEFRGDEEAMSLTLPAQASTINFPHTFRKPFVMANLAGEIAFWHEDDAFHIGTEQLDFEGQGFSGQARGQAALPDAGGRPFLDLYASVNHASVEAAKLFWPIDSMSPAAVEWLDRALVDGQVDTGAVLVRGDLRDWPFRHNEGRFEARAQISNLVFEYGKNWPRADGVVAVANFINNGMSVEASAGQSLGNKVDKAVASIPDFANTTLDLTVSGSGSGPNMIDFVRNSPIGSRQADVLSKLNLTGGGTFGFHLVLPVKDAKDFTLDGNAQLKDIDVNAADWNLKLDKVSGPATFDGHGFHAGPLDAGFHGQPAKLDLAIAGATGQPDTVFSARLNGRYSVGELIQGYLQLQWLNDIASGRSDYTIGFDISTVAKAGESSQNLSIDSPLLGTALNFPMPLKKDANATLPLHLTLGLPVNGGDLQLSLGQVARARFRLPDGEAKPLAASIMFGTRTPDALPDKGMRVRGFASKLDVSGWVQNSVAGSSNNGPGLESIDMTTDEAAIFGRLFANMRIKTTVQPNALSIDADSAGLAGHFDVPTDDLRRRGLTARLQRLYWPKDNTAAAKKDVTGEPAESSTAADDANLPTPHPEVTGVDPKALPPLHLWIGDLRFGDAKLGEARLETWPTDKGLHIDQLRTQAHSVQINAGGDWNGTPNNSHTHLRIDFAAENLGEMLGAFGYQGLVAGGKTSAQLDATWPGSPSGMDLANMDGKLSVNVSSGRIPEVAPGVGRLFGLVSILELPRRLTLDFGDVFGKGLGFDSISGDFMLAHGNATTDNLKILSPAAAITVTGRTGLRAKDYDQQVLVIPHIGNSLPVVGAVVGGPIGVAAGVVVQGILGHGLNHAASKRYRISGSWDKPVIAPLDKTNADDKAPVPAPASSISQ
- the rng gene encoding ribonuclease G, producing the protein MSEEILINVTPRETRVGVVENGMLQEVHVERASKRGYVGNVYKGRVQRVMPGMQAVFVEIGLERAAFLHASDIVRPPLPAAEGAEPLVNGNGNGNGNGHVPSISELVHEGQEIVVQVVKDPIGSKGARLSTHLSIPSRYLVLLPHARTMGISTRIEDEPERQRLKEVMTSLTGENPLGYIVRTNAEGQSAESLAFDVTYLGKVWRVVQENIAKAKVGERVYEELSLPLRSLRDMLTDDIEKVRVDSRETYEKVVKFVHKFMPSLDDRIEHYAGERPIFDLYGVEDEIQRAMKKEVPLKSGGYLIVDQTEAMTTIDVNTGGYLGTRNLEETVYRTNLEAAQAASRQLRLRNLGGIIIIDFIDMTDEEHRRQVLRMLEKGLARDHAKTTVYPMSALGLVEMTRKRTTESLERQLCEPCPACGGRGTVKTAETVIYEIFREITRAVRQFNAEKLLVMASPKVVGRILEEESAAVAELEEFISKSIRFQAEEHYSQEQFDVVLL